AAAGCCGATGAGGCGCTGTTGGATTCCATGCAGGCGTGCCAACCGCTCATGATTCACGTCGACATGGGCTTTCTGCCCTATTTCGATCTCCCGGATGGCTATCATTTTGGCCAGCACGTCGTGGTCGTGTGTGGCTATGATGCGGCGAGTGGGGACGTACTGCTTGCGGACCGCGATACCGCGCTGCATCCGGTTTCCATGGATGATTTAGCAGTGGCTCGCGGATCGACGTTCAAGCCCTTTCCACCCCAAAATACCTGGTACGGCTTCGATTTCAGTCAAAAAAGGCCGCCAAAACCTGAAGAAGTCCGGCAGGCGATCCGGGATGTGTGCGAGACGATGCTCGAAGGCCCGATTTCCAACATCGGGGTCAGAGGCATACGCAAGGCGGCAAAGATGGTGCGGAAATGGCCGGAGAAGTTGTCCAATGAAGAGTTGAACTGGGCGTGCTTCAACACCTACATCTTCATCGATGCCGAAGGCGGTTCGGGCGGCGGCATTTTTCGCTACATGTACGGCCGTTTTCTGAAGGAAGCGGCAGAGATCACGGGGCAGAAACGCCTGTCGGAGATCGACGATCCGGCCTCGGTGCTGCCGGAGACGACGGATCCGTTGCTGGACATCGCGGATGCGGAAGAATCCATCTGGCGCGAACTGGGTGATCTGTCCACCGTTTGACCGTTGATGCGCTGATCTGCATGACAGCGGATCATTTTCTTCTACCTCGATAAGTTGTAGGTCTCTGCTACAATAGCGGCGTGGGAACGCTGTACTTGGTCGCCACCCCCATCGGAAATCTCGCAGACATCACGCAGCGCGCGATCGACACGCTGCGAGACGTGCGCTGCATCGCTGCGGAAGACACGCGGCACACCGGTAAATTGCTCGGGCACTATCAAATCGATACCCCGTTGATCAGCTATCACGAGTACAGCAAACAAACCCGCATCGAGCGCGTCCTGAACGAACTCGCGGCGGGCGACGTGGCGCTGGTTTCCGACGCCGGAACGCCGGGACTTTCCGATCCGGGATACCGTCTTGTCCGCGCAGCTTTGGATGCGGGTCACGCGGTGACTCCGGTTCCCGGTCCCTCGGCGCCGATCGCTGCGCTGGTCGCCTCCGGACTGCCTACGGACTCCTACATTTTCCTGGGTTATTTGCCGCGTAAAATCTCCGAAAGACACAGCGTGCTGGAAAACCTGGCCGACGAACGCCGTACGTTGATCCTCTTCGAGGTGCCTCACCGCCTGCGACAGGCATTGGACGACATGATATCGATTTTCGGACCCCAACGTCCTGCGGCCGTATGCCGCGAGTTGACCAAGATGCACGAGGAGATCCTGCGCGGCTCGCTGCAGACGATACGTGCGCATTTCAGCGGAGTCGAACCGCGCGGTGAGTTCACGCTGGTGATCGGCGGCGCGCCGCAGGGAGAACGATGGACGAAGGACAAAGTCCAGGCCGAAGTGGTTCGGCGCATGGAACGGGGGAGCAGTCCATCGCAGGTGGCACGAGATATTGCCCTGGAATCCGGCTGGGCGCGGCGCGAAGTGTATCAGTTAATCATGGAGGAGAAATGAAACTGGACGATCTGCAACACATTCGATCTTGCGATCCCGAGGGGTTACTGACCACGATCGACTCCCTTCCGGATCAACTCCAGGAAGCATGGGAGCTGGGGCGTAAACTGCCGTTGGGAGACATTTCCGGTGTTCGGCGTATCATCATCGCCGGCATGGGAGGCTCGGCCATCGGCGGCGATTTGCTCGCCGCCTACGCTGCGCCGATGTGTGCAGTGCCCATCCAGGTTTGGCGCAATTACGATCTGCCCGCGTACGCCGACGGCCCGGAGACGCTGGTCGTCGCTTCATCTTTTTCGGGCAACACGGAAGAGACGAATTCGGCGCTGGAACGCGGCGTTGAAACGGGCGTCCAGCTTCTGGTCGTGACGACGGGTGGACGCTTGGCAGAACGAGCCGAATCTCTGGGTATTCCCCTCTGGCGGTTCGACCATCCTGGACCGCCGCGGGCGGTGGTAGGTTTCTCTTTTGGTCTGCTCCTGGCGGCGATCAGCCGTCTGGGATTGATCCCCGACCCGCAGGAGGACCTCATGGGGGCCGTGCAAGCCATGCAAGAGCAGCAATCCCGGCTGCGCGCTGAAGTTCCCGTCGTGGAAAACCCGGCGAAACGCCTGGCCGGGCAGTTGGTCGACCGTTGGCCGACGATCATCGCTGCGGATTTTCTGGCGCCGGTCGCGCGTCGCTGGCGAACGCAGATCGCCGAGCTGGCCAAGGCCGTGGCGCAGTTCGAGGTCCTGCCGGAAGGAGATCACAACATGGTGGCCGGCGTCGTGAATCCGGAGGCGTTGTTCGCTGAAACGATGATCGTTTTTCTGCGTGCGGCGCACAATCATCCCAGGAACCTGGCACGCATCGATGTAACCAGGGAAATCATGATGGTGGAGGGGTTCAACACC
The Anaerolineales bacterium genome window above contains:
- a CDS encoding bifunctional phosphoglucose/phosphomannose isomerase, yielding MKLDDLQHIRSCDPEGLLTTIDSLPDQLQEAWELGRKLPLGDISGVRRIIIAGMGGSAIGGDLLAAYAAPMCAVPIQVWRNYDLPAYADGPETLVVASSFSGNTEETNSALERGVETGVQLLVVTTGGRLAERAESLGIPLWRFDHPGPPRAVVGFSFGLLLAAISRLGLIPDPQEDLMGAVQAMQEQQSRLRAEVPVVENPAKRLAGQLVDRWPTIIAADFLAPVARRWRTQIAELAKAVAQFEVLPEGDHNMVAGVVNPEALFAETMIVFLRAAHNHPRNLARIDVTREIMMVEGFNTDVVEGHGDSPLAQQWTALHFGDYVSYYLAMAYGVDPTPVDAIEDLKARLKEFPA
- the rsmI gene encoding 16S rRNA (cytidine(1402)-2'-O)-methyltransferase, producing MGTLYLVATPIGNLADITQRAIDTLRDVRCIAAEDTRHTGKLLGHYQIDTPLISYHEYSKQTRIERVLNELAAGDVALVSDAGTPGLSDPGYRLVRAALDAGHAVTPVPGPSAPIAALVASGLPTDSYIFLGYLPRKISERHSVLENLADERRTLILFEVPHRLRQALDDMISIFGPQRPAAVCRELTKMHEEILRGSLQTIRAHFSGVEPRGEFTLVIGGAPQGERWTKDKVQAEVVRRMERGSSPSQVARDIALESGWARREVYQLIMEEK
- a CDS encoding BtrH N-terminal domain-containing protein; this encodes MNPLQGFRSFETHHCVTGSMLHVYHFNSHPLSEDMLLGIGSGLGFFYWHQKGMIPMFLGRGNVHRPGVEGLEITTGRRTGVRVERFHTSSRKKADEALLDSMQACQPLMIHVDMGFLPYFDLPDGYHFGQHVVVVCGYDAASGDVLLADRDTALHPVSMDDLAVARGSTFKPFPPQNTWYGFDFSQKRPPKPEEVRQAIRDVCETMLEGPISNIGVRGIRKAAKMVRKWPEKLSNEELNWACFNTYIFIDAEGGSGGGIFRYMYGRFLKEAAEITGQKRLSEIDDPASVLPETTDPLLDIADAEESIWRELGDLSTV